One segment of Desulfosudis oleivorans Hxd3 DNA contains the following:
- a CDS encoding acyl-CoA dehydrogenase family protein translates to MLDLEYSEKLEKVRMSMNTLSKSMLRPIARKYDEAEHEYPKELDVFRGLSVMGGKKKKKDGDTDKKKEKVASDTGTNLGTIVTVEEMCWGDVGLLLSIPNAGLGNAAISAVATEEQLEKFGGKWAAMAITEPESGSDSGSICTTAVLDGDEWVLNGEKIFVTCADRCDAVVVWATVDKEAGKAGIKSFVVEKGTPGFKLEHLEHKLGIRASDTGTFVLKDCRIPKENLLGSSEVKKTEGFKGVMKTFDNTRPMVAAMANGVAKAAVDFTREKLEEAGYNLDYSKNPGNLSAVEKDFYWMEAHLDAMRLLTLRAAWMADNEEFNNLEASMSKAKAGRYGTLITQKCCELMGPLGYSRENLAEKWMRDSKILDIFEGTGQIQHLIIARNILNLSSKELK, encoded by the coding sequence ATGTTAGATCTTGAATACTCAGAAAAACTGGAAAAAGTCCGCATGAGCATGAACACCCTGTCCAAGTCCATGCTGCGACCCATTGCACGCAAATATGATGAAGCCGAGCATGAATACCCAAAGGAGCTGGATGTGTTTAGGGGCCTGTCCGTGATGGGCGGGAAAAAGAAGAAAAAGGACGGTGATACCGACAAGAAAAAAGAAAAAGTGGCCAGCGACACCGGCACCAACCTGGGCACCATCGTGACGGTTGAGGAGATGTGCTGGGGCGACGTGGGCCTGCTGCTGTCCATTCCCAATGCCGGCCTGGGCAACGCGGCCATTTCCGCAGTGGCCACCGAAGAGCAGCTGGAGAAGTTCGGTGGCAAGTGGGCCGCCATGGCCATCACCGAACCCGAATCGGGTTCCGACTCCGGTTCGATCTGCACCACCGCGGTGCTGGATGGGGACGAGTGGGTGTTAAACGGCGAAAAGATATTTGTCACCTGCGCCGATCGGTGCGATGCCGTGGTGGTGTGGGCCACGGTGGACAAGGAGGCCGGCAAGGCGGGCATCAAGTCGTTTGTGGTGGAAAAGGGCACCCCCGGCTTCAAGCTGGAGCACCTGGAACACAAACTGGGCATCCGGGCCTCTGATACCGGTACTTTTGTGTTAAAAGACTGCCGCATTCCCAAGGAGAACCTGCTGGGCAGTTCGGAGGTGAAAAAGACCGAAGGCTTCAAGGGCGTCATGAAGACCTTTGACAACACCCGGCCCATGGTGGCAGCCATGGCCAACGGCGTGGCAAAGGCGGCCGTGGACTTTACCCGGGAAAAGCTGGAGGAGGCCGGCTATAATCTGGACTACAGCAAGAACCCCGGCAACCTGTCCGCGGTGGAAAAGGATTTCTATTGGATGGAGGCCCATCTGGATGCCATGCGCCTGCTGACCCTGCGGGCCGCCTGGATGGCCGACAACGAGGAGTTCAATAACCTGGAGGCCTCCATGTCCAAGGCAAAGGCCGGCCGATACGGCACCCTGATCACCCAGAAATGCTGCGAATTGATGGGGCCGCTGGGCTACTCCCGGGAGAATCTGGCGGAAAAGTGGATGCGTGACAGCAAGATTCTCGACATCTTCGAGGGCACCGGTCAGATTCAGCACCTGATCATCGCAAGAAATATATTGAATTTGTCCAGCAAAGAGCTTAAATAA